GTGCCGCCGTTCATCGCGATCTGGAACACGGCGAACCACATCCAGGCCGCGGAACGACGTGCCGGCGTGCTGCAGCAGATCGAACCCGTGCTCGTGCTCGTCTTCCAGATCGTCTTCGCGCTCGTGAACCCGCCCTACATGCAGGACCACATGAACCGGATCTGGGATGGGGCCTCGAGCGGTCCGGGGCTCCCCGCCGGGCCTCCCGGCGCTCTGCCACCACCGCCCACCGGCTGATCCACCCTCAGAGGGTCGC
This genomic interval from Actinomycetota bacterium contains the following:
- a CDS encoding DUF4234 domain-containing protein, whose protein sequence is MAETVTIEGQPYLKRNPIGVLGLSLITLGIYFFYWYYKVNDELRRFEHDESISPTRSLMAMLFGWIIIVPPFIAIWNTANHIQAAERRAGVLQQIEPVLVLVFQIVFALVNPPYMQDHMNRIWDGASSGPGLPAGPPGALPPPPTG